The Acinetobacter wuhouensis genome includes the window TATTGAGCTGTTGCGTTCCACGATATTGTTGTGATGATTGTGAATAATTGATGGTTTGCCCTTGTGGCTGACTAAAGTCAGTTAAACCATCATTCAACATCTGAGAATCAGCATTGCTTAGGCTATTTTGATCATTCGAAATATGCTGATGATCATGAGAATCTTGTATTGCATTTCGATGTAACTGAAATTGCTCTTGATAACGAGGTTGAGCCTGTTGCCATTGCTGATTGGTGTCATTTTGATCTTGCTTCATTGCAGAAGACAATTCAGCACTTGCTGTTTGAAATTGCGATAAAGTTTCTTTGGCATAATGACGTACAAATTCATGCACTTCACGCTGATTTAAAAAACGAATTTCATGCTTAGTCGGATGCACATTGACATCAATATTTTCAGGATCGACTTCTAAAAATAGTAAATAAGCTGAATATTGATGCCCATGTAAAATACCATCGTATGCCATGCGCAACGCATGAGAAATGGTTTTATCTTTGACAATACGACCATTCACATAAACGTATTGCAAATCTGCCTGCGCGCGTGCATCTGAGGGATGACCTAACCAACCCGATAATCGCATACTGATACTGTCCGCATCAATCCAATAAGCATTTTCAGTAAATTGACGACCCAATAATTGTTGCACTCGCTGATAACGCAATTCACCACTATCTGCAATCGGTAAATTCAGGCGAATATTATCATTATGTTCTAAGACAAAACGAATATCGAAATGCGTCAGTGCCATACGGCGCACAATTTCTTCAATATGTCCAAATTCTGTGGTTGGTTTTTTCAGAAATTTACGACGTGCAGGCACATTAAAGAATAAATCTTGAATGCGAATATGTGTGCCTTGCTGTGCAGCTACTGCTTGAATATCCTGATGATCAAAAGCCGTGCCATTCACTTCCAACTGATAACCCACGCCTGAATCATCTTGACTACTGGTCAATGTCAAACGTGATACAGCAGCAATCGAAGCCAAAGCCTCACCACGGAAACCTAAACTGACAATGGCTTGCAATTCTTCAGCATTTTGAATTTTACTGGTGGCGTGGCGCGTCACTGATAAGGCTAAATCTTCTGGATGAATCCCGCGACCATTGTCGATGATCTCAATCAAAGTACTCCCACCATTTGCCACACGAATAATCAGTTCAGTCGCCCCCGCATCAATCGAGTTTTCTAGTAGCTCTTTGACCACAGACGATGGGCGTTCAATCACTTCACCTGCCGCGATTTGGTTGGCAAGAGCAGGATTTAAAGTTTGGATACGTCTTAAACTGATGTCTTCACGTTGCATTCAATTAACCTAAAATTAAAATGAATAGAATGTTGATTGGGCACGATTCTCAATACTCATTTCGCATGATTGAAATGATAATGAATAAAATAAAAATTAACTCAGCGCCTGAATAAGTGTTTCCGAAACACTTTCAATGATCACTTCACGCACGCTTTCATCTTCTGCTTTGAGAATTGTAATGACATGATCTGCTTGAGGAATTTCATCACCACCTTTCGATGGCCATTCAAATAAAAATAAAGCATTCGGTACATCTAAATAATCACGAATACCCATCAATTCAAGTTCATAAGGATCATTTAAACGATACAAATCAAAATGAAAGACTACTGTTCCATTGATGGTATAAGGCTCAACCAAGGTATAAGTTGGGCTTTTTACCGCACCTTGATGACCTAAATTTTGTAGCCAATATCGTGTTAATGTGGTTTTTCCTGCGCCTAAATCACCGATTAAATAAATCACGCCTTGGGCAATATGTTGCGCCAACTTTTGCGCTAACTTTTCGGTCTCTTGTTCATTGCTTAGACTTAATTTACATGAATATTGCATAGTGCTCACGACAGGATTCAAACAAGACGTTATGATAGCATTGCAAGCACATAAAACCTATGTTGCTTTGCCTAGAAATAGCGCTTTGATCCGCTCAACTGTAACACATTTATTTTAATTCACTGTTCTTATGAAAAATACCTCACCCATTTTAGACTATGTTCCCCCAATGCGAGATGGCGTGACCGCTTCAAAGGTTTTTTTACAAAAATCAGAACAAACCTTCAAAACTGTATTGGAATATTTAACAGTGCAATTTGCGCATATTTCAGAAACTGAGTGGCGACAGCGTTTTGATGATCATTTGATTATTGATATGACTGGGCAATGCTTAAATATCAATAGTCCATTCCAAGCCAATACGCATATTTATTATTATCGCTTTCTCGCTCATGAAACCCATGTACCATTTCAAGAAGAGATTTTATTTGAAAATGACGACTTATTGGTGGTGGATAAACCGCATTTTTTAACCATCAGCCCAACTGGACAATATGTTCAAGAAACCCTTTTGGTCAGGCTTAAAAAAGCCACTGGCAATCCAGATTTAACTCCGATTCATCGCTTAGATCGTGAAACTGCTGGCATTGTATTGTTTTCAAAGCGACCTGAAACACGTAGTCTGTATCAGCAAATGTTTGCAGAGCGTAAAGTGGATAAAACTTATCACGCGATTGCACCTTATCAAGCTGACTTGAAATTTCCATATTCTTTAAGTTTGAGAATGGATAAGGGGGAACCCT containing:
- the mutL gene encoding DNA mismatch repair endonuclease MutL yields the protein MQREDISLRRIQTLNPALANQIAAGEVIERPSSVVKELLENSIDAGATELIIRVANGGSTLIEIIDNGRGIHPEDLALSVTRHATSKIQNAEELQAIVSLGFRGEALASIAAVSRLTLTSSQDDSGVGYQLEVNGTAFDHQDIQAVAAQQGTHIRIQDLFFNVPARRKFLKKPTTEFGHIEEIVRRMALTHFDIRFVLEHNDNIRLNLPIADSGELRYQRVQQLLGRQFTENAYWIDADSISMRLSGWLGHPSDARAQADLQYVYVNGRIVKDKTISHALRMAYDGILHGHQYSAYLLFLEVDPENIDVNVHPTKHEIRFLNQREVHEFVRHYAKETLSQFQTASAELSSAMKQDQNDTNQQWQQAQPRYQEQFQLHRNAIQDSHDHQHISNDQNSLSNADSQMLNDGLTDFSQPQGQTINYSQSSQQYRGTQQLNNALKSYLAPLREQDDSDLNNHADSQNLSDQASYERSVQNLEHKQSNYVDEHPLGIAIAQLHGIYILAQNTEGLIIVDMHAAHERILLQQMKSAWDKPEFWTSQQLLIPKVISITRMQATRIDELKPQLERLGLDIDQYGDDQVIVRGVPAILHKADFESLVPELLNDLDPNDEAQALQQKRDQILAGMACHGAVRAHRMLSLSEMNALLRQMEQTEFASQCNHGRPTWRAFPLNQLDKLFARGE
- the tsaE gene encoding tRNA (adenosine(37)-N6)-threonylcarbamoyltransferase complex ATPase subunit type 1 TsaE; translated protein: MQYSCKLSLSNEQETEKLAQKLAQHIAQGVIYLIGDLGAGKTTLTRYWLQNLGHQGAVKSPTYTLVEPYTINGTVVFHFDLYRLNDPYELELMGIRDYLDVPNALFLFEWPSKGGDEIPQADHVITILKAEDESVREVIIESVSETLIQALS
- a CDS encoding RluA family pseudouridine synthase yields the protein MKNTSPILDYVPPMRDGVTASKVFLQKSEQTFKTVLEYLTVQFAHISETEWRQRFDDHLIIDMTGQCLNINSPFQANTHIYYYRFLAHETHVPFQEEILFENDDLLVVDKPHFLTISPTGQYVQETLLVRLKKATGNPDLTPIHRLDRETAGIVLFSKRPETRSLYQQMFAERKVDKTYHAIAPYQADLKFPYSLSLRMDKGEPFYTMRVIEGESNSHTDIEVLECNGQWAKYLLKPSTGKQHQLRVHLNWLNIPIKNDPFYPVVQHKNDADFTQPLQLLAKEIHFKDPIIGENLHFCSEFELTL